The segment CCGTACACGGCATCGCTGAGGTTCGCCTTGACGATGGCCATCGGCATGCCATAGATCACGCAGCTCGCCTCATCCTGCGCCCAGACCTGGCTGCCGCTCTGCTTGAGCAGGCGCGCGCCCTCACGACCATCGGCGCCCATGCCGGTCAGCACCACGGCCAGAACCTTGTCGTGATAGGCCTTGGCGGCCGAGCCGAAGGTCACGTCCACGCAGGGTTTGTAGTTCAGCCGCTCGTCGCCGGGCAGGATGCGCACACAGCCACGCCCATCGACCATCATCTGCTTGCCGCCTGGCGCCAGCAACGCGAGCCCCGGACGCAGCAGGTCACCGTCTTCGGCTTCCTTGACGCGAATCTTGCAGAGCTTGTCGAGGCGATCGGCGAACGCCTTGGTGAAGGCCGCCGGCATGTGCTGGATCAGCACGATCGGAGCCGGGAAGCTGGACGGCAACTGAGTCAACACGCGCTGCAGCGCCACCGGCCCACCCGTCGAAGTTCCAATGGCAACCAGCTTGTAGGCCTTGCGCTTCGGGCTCGCGGCAGTCGCGCCCGGCGCAGC is part of the Stutzerimonas balearica DSM 6083 genome and harbors:
- a CDS encoding protein-glutamate methylesterase/protein-glutamine glutaminase, whose translation is MAVKVLVVDDSGFFRRRVTEILSSDPAIQVVGTATNGREAIDQTMALKPDVITMDYEMPMMDGITAVRQIMQRCPTPVLMFSSLTHEGARVTLDALDAGAVDYLPKNFEDISRNPEKVKQLLCEKVHTVSRSNRRYSGLAHSSHAAPMPAARSSNFSSPAASPARSASAAPGATAASPKRKAYKLVAIGTSTGGPVALQRVLTQLPSSFPAPIVLIQHMPAAFTKAFADRLDKLCKIRVKEAEDGDLLRPGLALLAPGGKQMMVDGRGCVRILPGDERLNYKPCVDVTFGSAAKAYHDKVLAVVLTGMGADGREGARLLKQSGSQVWAQDEASCVIYGMPMAIVKANLSDAVYGLDDIGRHLSEACI